A portion of the Toxoplasma gondii ME49 chromosome VIIb, whole genome shotgun sequence genome contains these proteins:
- a CDS encoding 39S ribosomal protein L47, mitochondrial precursor, putative (encoded by transcript TGME49_263550), producing the protein MNVLARALRSGATAALQLPRRGIDELWKGSYLDPTIGAKQKEANAVAGDAWPACLLRMKSFEDLHKLWYICLKEKNLLMGERWAARQHKQEMKQPERLQKVRRTMRRILIVLTKREIQQQCLRAKDILAKQQKREALETRRFQLEEKMLQLEHRIRRMEPAQSLQKEAWQATLDRYRSDHEDILIQLHPLRKETTQLLAPDWRYERKYSDLPGPIRWKKQYIPALEDQYRKPIRFH; encoded by the exons ATGAATGTGTTGGCAAGAGCTCTTCGAAGCGGCGCGACTGCCGCTCTTCAGTTGCCGCGACGAGGAATTGACGAACTTTGGAAGG GAAGCTACCTGGATCCCACTATTGGCGCGAaacagaaggaggcgaacgcTGTGGCGGGCGACGCGTGGCCCGCGTGTTTGCTGCGCATGAAGTCTTTTGAAGACCTTCATAAGCTTTGGTATATTTGCTTGAAGGAGAAGAATTTGCTGATGGGAGAGCGATGGGCCGCACGCCAGCACAAACAGGAAATGAAGCAGCCGGAGCGTCTGCAGAAG GTGCGCCGGACGATGCGGCGAATCCTCATTGTTCTGACGAAGCGCGAGATCCAGCAGCAGTGTCTGCGGGCGAAAGATATTCTTGCAAAGCAGCAGAAACGTGAGGCACTCGAGACGCGCCGGTTCCAGCTGGAGGAAAAAATGCTTCAGCTGGAACATCGTATCCGGCGAATGGAACCTGCGCAGTCTCTTCAGAAAGAAGCCTGGCAAGCAACTCTGGATCGGTACCGCTCCGACCACGAAGACATCCTCATTCAGCTGCACCCTTTGCGAAAAG AGACGACTCAGCTGCTTGCGCCGGATTGGAGGTATGAACGAAAGTACTCCGACTTACCCGGACCGATTCGGTGGAAGAAGCAGTACATTCCCGCGCTGGAAGACCAATACCGTAAACCTATTCGCTTTCACTAA